The following coding sequences lie in one Euhalothece natronophila Z-M001 genomic window:
- a CDS encoding VOC family protein: protein MIVNMTSIAAFLPGLDTVFSTQGIMVMLLVAYAGAMWLFLTSAPKVHTVMVSDLEVARQFYEGVLNLPIAEVPLHYYYNYEQSLGATAIDPMYMSANTGMASNPGFAASEGLWYQLKKNTQLHIISGANYGHKERDRHVCFDHDCLEQILMQVQARRLKFKVRRTKPLNFLVKDLDERVIEMAEVSN from the coding sequence ATGATTGTTAATATGACTTCGATCGCGGCTTTTCTTCCTGGATTGGATACAGTTTTTTCCACCCAGGGAATCATGGTCATGTTGTTGGTGGCGTATGCAGGGGCAATGTGGCTCTTTCTTACTAGCGCACCAAAAGTCCACACTGTTATGGTATCGGATTTAGAGGTGGCTCGTCAGTTTTATGAGGGAGTTTTAAATTTACCTATTGCCGAAGTGCCACTCCACTATTATTACAATTATGAACAATCTTTAGGGGCAACTGCTATTGATCCCATGTATATGTCTGCGAATACAGGAATGGCTAGTAATCCTGGTTTTGCTGCTTCAGAAGGACTTTGGTATCAACTGAAAAAAAATACACAATTGCATATAATTAGTGGTGCAAATTACGGTCACAAAGAGCGCGATCGTCACGTATGTTTTGATCACGATTGTTTAGAACAAATTTTAATGCAAGTGCAAGCGCGACGACTAAAATTTAAAGTCCGTCGCACCAAACCTTTAAACTTTTTAGTTAAAGATTTGGATGAACGAGTGATTGAAATGGCAGAAGTTTCTAACTAG
- a CDS encoding cytochrome P450, with translation MTQNISLQQQFPPGPNTSSLRNVIKWASDPITFLEQSTQKYGDLFSLKLYKGKTYVFTSNPEIIQEIFSKDINNFDAGRGNQALLPLVGQYSTLLIDGKLHSRQRKLIFPPFHGEKIRNYGEKMAEITENVAKQWKSGELFDLRSSMQEITLEIIMQTVFGISEFERKEQLKSRLVNTLELVLSSVLRSMLLFFPILHKDFPGSPWRTFVRNKKMINELLQEEIEERRNRVEKDDNTIISLLMLARDEDGNPMSDEELRDQLMTLLLAGHETTATALTWAFYWIHYFPEIRSKLLAELEEISDPSDIQALNKLPYLDAVCNETLRIYPVTIITSPRITKTTTKIGDYEYPPETFLAPCMYLLHHREDLYPNSQEFQPERFLNRTFKQYEFMPFGGGNRRCIGDAFAPMELKIILATVLKNYQLALVDKQVTKPVRRGITLAPNRSIKMKVEG, from the coding sequence ATGACCCAAAATATTTCTCTTCAACAACAATTCCCCCCTGGTCCAAATACCTCTTCTTTGAGAAATGTCATTAAATGGGCAAGTGATCCAATTACGTTTTTAGAGCAGTCAACACAGAAATATGGTGATCTTTTTAGCTTAAAACTTTATAAAGGGAAAACTTATGTTTTTACCTCCAATCCTGAGATTATACAAGAAATTTTTTCTAAGGATATCAATAATTTTGATGCTGGAAGAGGAAACCAAGCGTTATTACCCTTGGTGGGACAATATTCAACCTTATTAATTGATGGCAAACTTCATTCTCGGCAGCGAAAGTTGATATTTCCTCCATTTCATGGTGAAAAAATTCGCAATTATGGGGAGAAAATGGCAGAAATTACAGAAAATGTCGCAAAACAATGGAAAAGCGGAGAACTCTTTGATCTTCGTTCTTCCATGCAGGAGATTACTCTAGAAATAATTATGCAAACGGTCTTTGGAATTTCTGAGTTTGAGCGTAAAGAACAATTAAAAAGCCGTTTAGTGAACACGCTGGAGTTAGTTTTATCTTCAGTTTTACGCTCTATGTTATTATTTTTCCCGATATTGCACAAAGACTTTCCAGGTAGTCCTTGGCGCACATTTGTAAGAAATAAAAAAATGATCAATGAGTTATTACAAGAAGAAATTGAAGAAAGACGCAATCGTGTAGAAAAAGATGATAATACAATTATTAGTTTATTAATGCTTGCCAGAGATGAAGATGGCAACCCTATGAGTGATGAAGAATTGCGGGATCAGTTAATGACCCTTTTACTGGCTGGACATGAAACTACAGCAACGGCTTTAACTTGGGCATTTTATTGGATACATTATTTTCCAGAAATACGAAGTAAATTACTAGCAGAATTAGAAGAAATTTCTGATCCGAGTGATATCCAAGCTCTGAATAAGTTACCTTATTTAGATGCAGTTTGTAATGAAACTTTAAGGATTTATCCTGTTACTATTATTACCTCTCCTCGCATTACGAAAACCACGACTAAAATTGGAGATTATGAATATCCACCAGAAACATTTTTAGCTCCTTGCATGTACCTTTTGCATCATCGGGAAGACCTTTATCCTAATTCTCAAGAATTTCAACCTGAACGCTTCCTTAATAGGACATTTAAACAGTATGAATTTATGCCGTTTGGTGGAGGAAATCGCCGTTGTATTGGTGATGCATTTGCCCCCATGGAGCTAAAAATTATTTTAGCAACAGTGTTGAAAAACTATCAGTTAGCTTTAGTGGATAAGCAAGTAACTAAGCCTGTACGAAGAGGAATTACTCTTGCTCCTAATAGAAGTATTAAAATGAAAGTTGAGGGTTAG
- a CDS encoding protein adenylyltransferase SelO, producing MTNSNPFLNLNYETALENLGHDYYDPVTAAEFPRHLLRFRNDQLLPLLNLTPSEVTDEHFIEAFGKFQAIRPFLALRYHGYQFGSYNPYLGDGRGFIYGQVRGNDGRLYDFGTKGSGQTPYSRTADGRLTLKGGVREVLASEALHQLGVRTSRCLSLIETGESLWREDEPSPTRASVLIRMSHSHIRFGTFERLNYLQRPDLAKKLLDHVIYYYYPHLENETEKYAYFYQELVQRVAELAAQWMVAGFCHGVLNTDNMSITGESFDYGPYAFIPTYSPRFTAAYFDYSGLYSYGNQPRICRWNLEKLQAPLAMVMSVKDLEKGLEKFEPHYQQQYQQLMLEKLGFVSLSPETGTQLVEETVNLLYETQVPYHRFFAELANWFSPSWQQKSNIILENAEFVEQLQARETLWESWQQCYQQALKECSEQELEAVASRLKAKNPKTALLRPVIESVWEPISLENEWDPFYALLEEIQS from the coding sequence ATGACTAACTCCAATCCCTTTCTCAATCTCAACTACGAAACCGCCCTCGAAAACCTTGGACACGACTACTATGATCCTGTCACCGCCGCTGAATTTCCGCGCCATTTGTTACGGTTTCGCAATGACCAATTACTTCCCTTACTTAACTTAACCCCCTCAGAGGTAACAGACGAACACTTTATCGAAGCCTTTGGCAAGTTTCAAGCAATTCGCCCATTTCTTGCCCTCCGCTATCACGGTTATCAATTTGGCAGCTATAACCCATATCTCGGAGATGGGCGAGGGTTTATTTATGGACAAGTACGGGGGAATGATGGTCGCTTATATGATTTTGGCACAAAAGGCTCAGGACAAACCCCTTATTCCCGCACTGCTGATGGCAGATTAACCTTAAAAGGGGGCGTGAGAGAAGTTCTCGCTAGCGAAGCCTTACATCAATTAGGAGTTCGCACCTCTCGCTGTCTCAGTCTCATTGAAACAGGAGAATCACTTTGGCGTGAAGATGAACCCTCCCCCACTCGCGCCTCAGTTTTAATTCGCATGAGTCATTCTCATATTCGCTTTGGCACATTTGAACGCCTCAATTACTTGCAACGCCCTGATTTAGCGAAAAAATTATTAGATCATGTAATTTACTACTATTACCCTCACTTAGAAAATGAGACAGAGAAATATGCTTACTTCTATCAGGAATTAGTGCAAAGAGTAGCAGAATTAGCGGCTCAATGGATGGTTGCTGGCTTTTGTCATGGGGTACTCAATACCGATAATATGTCTATTACAGGGGAAAGTTTTGATTATGGCCCCTATGCCTTTATTCCTACCTATAGCCCTCGTTTTACTGCAGCTTATTTTGACTATTCGGGATTATACTCCTATGGTAATCAACCTCGCATTTGTCGCTGGAACTTAGAAAAATTGCAAGCCCCCTTAGCAATGGTAATGTCAGTGAAAGACTTAGAGAAGGGGTTGGAGAAATTTGAACCCCATTATCAGCAACAGTATCAGCAGTTAATGCTAGAGAAATTAGGCTTTGTGTCTTTATCCCCAGAAACGGGAACACAGTTAGTAGAAGAAACAGTTAATTTATTATACGAAACCCAAGTTCCTTATCATCGTTTTTTTGCAGAATTAGCAAATTGGTTTAGCCCTAGTTGGCAACAAAAGTCTAATATCATTTTAGAAAATGCCGAATTTGTGGAACAGTTACAAGCAAGGGAAACGCTTTGGGAAAGTTGGCAACAGTGTTATCAACAAGCCTTAAAAGAATGTTCTGAACAAGAGTTAGAAGCAGTTGCGTCTCGTCTGAAAGCGAAAAACCCCAAAACTGCCCTCTTACGCCCTGTTATTGAGTCAGTTTGGGAACCGATTAGTTTAGAAAATGAATGGGATCCTTTTTACGCGCTATTGGAAGAAATTCAAAGTTAA
- a CDS encoding DUF2237 family protein has protein sequence MTEATNVLGTPLELCCNQPKTGFYRDGYCNTGGQDFGLHVVCAEVTAEFLEYTKSQGNDLSTPRPMFDFPGLKPRDRWCLCASRWEEARQAGVAPPVVLASTHARALEVISLETLKKYAA, from the coding sequence ATGACTGAAGCCACCAATGTTTTAGGAACCCCTTTAGAATTGTGTTGTAATCAACCCAAGACAGGATTTTATCGCGATGGCTATTGTAATACAGGTGGACAAGATTTCGGGTTGCATGTAGTTTGTGCAGAAGTAACAGCAGAGTTTTTAGAATATACTAAATCCCAAGGCAATGATTTAAGTACCCCAAGACCCATGTTTGATTTTCCAGGACTAAAACCGCGCGATCGCTGGTGTCTTTGTGCCTCTCGTTGGGAAGAAGCGAGACAAGCTGGTGTCGCACCACCTGTTGTTTTAGCTTCTACGCATGCTCGAGCTTTAGAAGTGATCTCCTTAGAGACTCTCAAAAAATATGCCGCATAA
- a CDS encoding RNA polymerase sigma factor, protein MQIPSFPEANHPLIQPLFHHSDLELLTLLQRHPEQGKYFIAIFCRYSPLIYTIIRHSARSRIQSDYLFAQIWRHLYYEMQGLNINELDVTGDNSLQSWLIKMVAVTLNQVEIPPVKEINYDLKAAPPPFWCHLEIALNKLPPIVRLMVLMAQTFHWSESRIAEYLQEQKENLSVEEVKSGLKQGYKLLETALPDDIRMIYLYRDQ, encoded by the coding sequence GTGCAGATTCCTAGTTTTCCAGAAGCAAACCACCCTCTTATTCAACCCTTATTCCATCATAGCGATTTAGAATTACTGACTCTGTTACAGCGACATCCTGAACAGGGAAAATATTTCATAGCTATTTTTTGTCGCTATAGTCCCCTCATTTATACAATTATCCGTCACAGTGCGCGATCGCGCATTCAATCTGACTATCTTTTTGCCCAAATTTGGCGGCACTTGTACTATGAGATGCAAGGTCTCAACATTAATGAATTAGACGTTACAGGGGATAATTCCCTGCAAAGCTGGTTAATTAAAATGGTAGCTGTCACCCTCAACCAAGTAGAAATTCCCCCTGTTAAAGAAATCAATTATGATTTAAAAGCTGCTCCTCCTCCCTTTTGGTGTCATCTAGAAATTGCCCTCAATAAACTTCCTCCTATTGTGCGTTTAATGGTATTAATGGCACAAACCTTTCATTGGAGTGAATCACGGATTGCTGAATATCTACAAGAGCAAAAGGAAAATTTGAGTGTTGAGGAAGTAAAAAGCGGATTAAAACAGGGTTATAAACTATTAGAAACTGCTTTACCAGATGATATTCGTATGATTTATCTCTATCGTGATCAGTAA